The following coding sequences lie in one Flavobacteriales bacterium genomic window:
- a CDS encoding HD domain-containing protein — MKKHIQHPIFNIIAEAASQQQVDAYVIGGFVRDIVLNRPCKDIDVVAIGSGIELAERVAKIIGNNTKVNVFKNFGTAMLKYQDYDIEFVGARKESYDRGSRKPIVENGTLEDDQNRRDFTINALAISLKKDTYGEILDPFGGLIDIENKIIKTPLNPDITYSDDPLRMMRAIRFATQLGFDIESNSLQAIRTNRQRIRIVSKERITDELNKIILSPTPSIGFKHLFNTGLLEIIFPEMNLLHGVEFIGNKGHKDNFYHTIQVLDNICPNTNDLWLRWAAILHDIAKPATKRFEKDHGWTFHGHEDKGAQMVPRIFKNLKLPLDHKMKYVQKLVRLHLRPIALVNDIVSDSAVRRLLFDAGEDIDDLLTLCNADITSKNEEKVKRYMANFELVKQKLKEVEEKDQLRNWQPPITGELIMKTFNIKPSKEVGLIKDAIREAILEGEIANNYDEAFKFMLEKGKALNLKV, encoded by the coding sequence TTGAAAAAACACATTCAGCACCCCATTTTTAACATTATTGCAGAAGCAGCCAGCCAACAACAAGTTGATGCCTATGTGATTGGTGGTTTTGTTCGCGATATTGTGTTAAATCGTCCATGTAAAGACATTGATGTTGTAGCAATTGGATCTGGTATTGAACTCGCCGAGCGTGTAGCCAAAATAATTGGTAACAATACAAAAGTTAATGTGTTTAAGAACTTTGGTACTGCTATGCTAAAATACCAAGATTACGATATTGAATTTGTTGGTGCGAGAAAAGAAAGCTACGACAGAGGTTCAAGAAAACCTATAGTTGAAAATGGAACGTTAGAAGACGACCAAAACCGAAGAGATTTTACTATAAATGCACTTGCTATAAGCTTAAAAAAAGATACTTACGGAGAAATCCTTGACCCTTTTGGCGGTTTAATTGATATTGAAAATAAGATTATTAAAACACCCCTAAACCCTGATATTACTTATTCCGATGACCCATTAAGAATGATGAGAGCAATTCGATTTGCCACTCAATTAGGATTTGATATAGAGTCCAATTCTTTACAAGCCATAAGAACAAACCGACAACGCATTAGAATTGTTTCTAAAGAACGTATTACCGATGAGTTAAATAAAATCATCTTGTCTCCTACCCCTTCCATTGGTTTTAAACACTTATTTAACACAGGTTTATTAGAAATAATTTTCCCCGAAATGAACCTTTTACATGGAGTGGAATTTATTGGAAACAAAGGACACAAAGACAATTTTTATCACACCATACAAGTATTGGATAATATTTGCCCAAATACCAACGATTTATGGTTGCGTTGGGCTGCCATTTTACATGATATTGCCAAACCAGCCACCAAAAGATTTGAAAAAGACCACGGTTGGACTTTTCATGGTCACGAGGACAAAGGTGCTCAAATGGTTCCAAGAATATTTAAAAACCTAAAATTACCGCTCGACCATAAAATGAAATATGTTCAAAAATTGGTTCGTTTACACCTACGCCCTATTGCTTTAGTTAACGATATTGTTTCTGATAGTGCTGTGCGTAGGTTATTGTTTGATGCAGGAGAAGATATTGACGATTTGTTAACCCTTTGTAATGCCGATATTACTTCCAAAAATGAAGAAAAAGTAAAGCGTTACATGGCAAACTTTGAATTAGTAAAACAAAAACTTAAAGAGGTTGAGGAAAAAGACCAACTTCGTAATTGGCAACCCCCAATAACTGGCGAATTAATTATGAAAACCTTTAACATTAAGCCTTCTAAAGAGGTAGGTTTAATTAAAGATGCCATTAGAGAAGCCATTCTAGAAGGTGAAATTGCCAACAATTATGACGAAGCTTTTAAATTTATGTTAGAAAAAGGTAAAGCCTTAAATTTGAAAGTTTAA
- the miaA gene encoding tRNA (adenosine(37)-N6)-dimethylallyltransferase MiaA, translated as MQLTLVVITGPTAVGKTALCVEIAKHFNTEIINADSRQFFKELSIGTAKPTMEEMQGVTHHFVDSHSITQTYNATNFENDVLTLLEKLFKTNPIIILTGGSGLYIDAVCNGFDDDIPEGDEQLRNELEELFNKYGIEVLQEKLKQLDPEFYNTIDLNNVKRLYRAIEVCTLSNHSYSSLRVGKTKKRPFNIVKIALNRDKEELYDRINQRVDLMMKNGLLDEVKRVTDYKNHNALKTVGYTELFTYLDNQITLDEAVEKIKVNTRRYAKKQLSWFNKSNDYTWFHPNDKEKIIQYIDSIIN; from the coding sequence ATGCAACTTACTCTAGTTGTTATTACTGGTCCAACTGCCGTAGGAAAAACCGCCCTTTGTGTTGAAATAGCCAAACACTTTAACACCGAAATTATCAATGCCGATTCTCGACAGTTCTTTAAAGAATTAAGCATTGGAACGGCTAAACCTACAATGGAAGAAATGCAAGGTGTCACGCATCATTTTGTTGATTCCCATTCCATTACACAAACATACAACGCCACTAATTTCGAAAACGATGTGTTAACATTGTTAGAAAAATTATTTAAAACCAATCCTATTATAATTCTAACAGGAGGATCTGGTTTATATATTGATGCTGTTTGTAATGGTTTTGACGATGATATACCTGAAGGAGATGAACAACTACGTAACGAACTAGAAGAATTATTCAACAAATATGGTATTGAAGTTTTACAAGAAAAGCTAAAACAACTCGACCCTGAATTTTATAATACCATCGATTTAAATAATGTTAAACGCCTTTATAGAGCCATTGAAGTATGTACTTTAAGTAACCATTCATACTCATCGTTAAGAGTTGGAAAAACAAAAAAACGACCCTTTAACATTGTAAAAATTGCCCTGAATCGTGATAAAGAAGAATTGTACGACAGAATTAATCAACGTGTTGATTTGATGATGAAAAATGGTTTATTAGATGAAGTAAAACGAGTGACTGATTATAAAAACCATAATGCTTTAAAAACAGTTGGTTATACCGAATTGTTTACTTATTTAGACAATCAAATCACTCTAGATGAAGCTGTAGAAAAAATCAAAGTCAATACACGCCGGTATGCAAAGAAGCAACTCTCATGGTTTAATAAATCAAACGATTATACTTGGTTTCATCCAAATGACAAAGAAAAAATAATACAATACATTGATTCAATAATAAATTGA
- a CDS encoding tetratricopeptide repeat protein, protein MAVSKNIKSSNVDVQIQQLIKQSSELLLTDFKQALSFAEQARDLSHANFYSKQLADSLKQLSACYAYISDHGNVMGTALEAMDLYKSCNDKAGEADCLNILGGVYNFLQDYNKRLECNLKCLALRIKLDDKNAQISTYNNIGDTYTVMGDYENALKYFNICLEFELPDRYKAIVYYNIGEVNYFTKNYTVAQEYIQKGLDFGLSTDYWQIIVAAYQMQANILLLDKNYTAAIEVLNKALDVTDIKKSKEDKYPLYELLSEAYSGLKEYQKAYEYLDKYNKLKNEVLSFNNAQKLKKIEFEHHFKSITNETDEIKKKNKQIVSAFKQIEIQRNEIESKNTAITDSIHYAKRIQYAILPSDKKVKDCLKNSFVFYQPKDIVSGDFYWVERVGDLVVFSVIDCTGHGVPGAFVSLIAYNMINKVVLENQVTNPAEILNNMDVLMQSLFEQSTENIRDGVDMGICTLNTKTNELNFAGAFHSLFICNNNELQEIKGNRESIGFSIYEKKKEFENHQLKLSSGSTVYLSTDGLADQFGGVKGKKLKWKGLKQQLLNWHQLPINKQQKTVKQFLVDWKNDLEQLDDICVLGVKV, encoded by the coding sequence TTGGCTGTATCAAAAAATATAAAATCTTCTAATGTTGATGTTCAAATACAGCAATTAATTAAACAGTCGTCAGAATTACTTTTAACCGATTTTAAACAAGCATTAAGCTTTGCTGAACAAGCTAGAGATTTATCTCACGCTAATTTTTATTCAAAACAACTTGCTGATAGTTTAAAACAACTTTCAGCTTGTTATGCTTATATTTCTGATCATGGAAATGTGATGGGAACGGCTTTAGAAGCAATGGATTTGTATAAAAGCTGTAATGATAAAGCAGGTGAAGCAGATTGTTTAAATATTTTAGGCGGAGTTTATAATTTTTTACAAGATTATAACAAACGTTTGGAGTGTAATTTAAAATGCTTAGCACTTCGTATTAAATTAGATGATAAAAATGCTCAAATAAGCACCTATAACAATATTGGTGATACTTATACGGTAATGGGCGATTACGAAAATGCGCTAAAATACTTTAACATTTGTTTAGAATTTGAGTTGCCAGATAGGTATAAAGCTATTGTTTATTACAATATTGGAGAGGTTAATTATTTCACCAAAAATTATACAGTTGCTCAAGAATACATTCAAAAAGGTTTAGATTTTGGATTATCTACCGATTATTGGCAAATAATTGTAGCTGCTTACCAAATGCAAGCCAACATTTTATTACTTGATAAAAATTATACTGCAGCTATTGAAGTGTTAAATAAAGCTTTAGATGTAACTGATATTAAAAAGTCGAAAGAAGATAAATATCCTTTATACGAGTTGCTTTCAGAAGCATATTCTGGTTTAAAAGAGTACCAAAAAGCTTATGAGTATTTAGATAAATATAACAAGCTTAAAAATGAAGTGTTGAGTTTTAATAATGCTCAGAAGCTTAAAAAAATAGAATTTGAACACCATTTTAAAAGCATTACAAACGAAACGGATGAAATAAAGAAAAAGAATAAACAAATTGTTTCGGCATTTAAACAAATTGAGATACAACGAAACGAAATTGAAAGTAAAAATACTGCTATAACTGATAGTATTCATTACGCTAAACGAATACAGTATGCAATTTTACCATCGGATAAAAAAGTAAAAGATTGTTTAAAGAACAGTTTTGTTTTTTACCAACCGAAAGATATTGTAAGTGGTGATTTTTATTGGGTAGAACGTGTTGGTGATTTGGTTGTTTTTTCTGTTATTGACTGTACAGGACATGGTGTACCTGGTGCTTTTGTGAGTTTGATAGCTTACAATATGATTAATAAGGTTGTGTTAGAAAATCAAGTTACTAATCCAGCAGAAATATTAAACAATATGGATGTGTTAATGCAAAGTTTGTTTGAACAATCTACTGAAAATATTCGTGATGGAGTAGATATGGGTATTTGTACCTTGAATACAAAAACAAACGAGTTGAATTTTGCAGGAGCTTTTCATTCATTATTTATTTGTAACAATAATGAGTTACAAGAAATAAAAGGAAACCGTGAATCGATTGGTTTTTCTATTTATGAGAAGAAAAAAGAATTTGAAAATCATCAGTTAAAATTGTCATCAGGTAGTACTGTTTATTTGTCGACTGATGGTTTAGCTGACCAATTTGGTGGAGTTAAAGGGAAGAAGTTGAAATGGAAAGGCTTAAAACAACAACTGTTAAACTGGCACCAACTACCAATTAATAAACAACAAAAAACAGTTAAACAATTTCTTGTTGATTGGAAAAATGACCTAGAACAGTTAGATGATATTTGTGTATTAGGAGTAAAGGTTTAG
- a CDS encoding SsrA-binding protein, producing the protein MKNNFYKILAKINKAILPSFTKQKLDLSKASKLQLAIFGWRMFVTMRALNKD; encoded by the coding sequence ATGAAAAATAATTTTTATAAAATTTTAGCGAAAATAAATAAGGCTATACTACCAAGCTTTACCAAGCAAAAATTGGATTTAAGCAAAGCCTCTAAATTACAATTAGCAATTTTTGGTTGGCGAATGTTTGTTACAATGAGAGCTTTAAATAAAGATTAA
- a CDS encoding DUF58 domain-containing protein, which produces MSFRIDLQQIQQYSKLELIAKQVVEGFITGLHKSPFHGFSVEFAEHRLYNSGESTRHVDWKLYGRTDKLFLKRYEEETNLRCQLVIDSSSSMYFPAIDVNSDKFNKLKFSIYASAAIMNLLKKQRDAVGLSIFSDKLDVHTPAKSSTVHHKYLTHELEGLINQPNLNRSTFAIKSLHTIAESVHKRSLIILFSDMMENVGSHDELFSALQHLKHNKHEVILFHTVDKEKELDFNFENRPYQFIDLESGEEIKLHPNEVKENYVKQIQEQTNSLKIKCLQYGIEFVEVDINKGFHQILLTYLIKRKKMM; this is translated from the coding sequence ATGAGTTTTAGGATTGATTTACAACAAATACAACAGTACTCTAAATTAGAATTGATTGCCAAACAGGTGGTTGAGGGCTTTATTACGGGCTTACATAAAAGCCCTTTTCATGGATTTTCTGTTGAGTTTGCCGAACATCGTTTATACAATTCTGGAGAATCGACACGACATGTAGATTGGAAATTGTATGGGAGAACGGATAAATTGTTTTTAAAGCGGTATGAAGAAGAAACCAACCTTCGTTGTCAGTTGGTTATTGATTCTTCATCATCCATGTATTTTCCAGCAATTGATGTAAATAGTGATAAGTTTAACAAACTGAAATTTTCTATTTATGCTTCGGCAGCTATCATGAATTTGTTAAAAAAACAGCGTGATGCTGTAGGTTTGAGCATATTTAGTGATAAATTAGATGTACACACTCCTGCAAAATCAAGTACTGTTCATCATAAATATTTAACTCATGAGTTGGAGGGGTTAATTAATCAACCTAACTTAAACAGAAGCACCTTTGCCATTAAATCGTTGCATACTATTGCTGAAAGTGTACACAAACGTTCGTTAATTATTTTATTTAGCGATATGATGGAGAATGTAGGGAGTCACGATGAATTATTTTCTGCTTTACAACACTTAAAACACAACAAACATGAGGTTATTTTGTTTCATACGGTAGATAAAGAGAAGGAATTAGATTTTAATTTTGAAAACAGACCATATCAATTTATCGATTTGGAAAGTGGAGAAGAAATAAAGCTGCACCCCAATGAAGTAAAAGAAAATTATGTAAAACAAATTCAGGAGCAAACCAATAGTTTGAAAATAAAGTGCTTACAATATGGAATTGAATTTGTTGAAGTGGATATAAATAAAGGGTTTCATCAAATTTTGCTCACGTATTTGATAAAAAGAAAAAAAATGATGTAA
- a CDS encoding Na+:solute symporter, with product MILETIDWIIIASFLILSLYIGLKFKNKASSSLANFFLGGRNLPWYIAGMSMVATTFAADTPLAVTELVAKNGISSNWIWWNFLIGGMLTTFFFANLWRRANVLTELELIELRYSGKPAAILRGFKSVYLGLFMNVLIIGWVNLAMVSIIQVFFDVDPSIAFWYTIGVMIIAMIYSSLSGLLGVAITDTIQFVIAMIGCIILAVIVVNSDKIGGIEALKTKLPEGTLNFLPQIGGKEGASLSTLTISIGAFFSFAAIQWWASWYPGAEPGGGGYIAQRMMSTKNEKDAVFATLFFQIAHYCLRPWPWIIVGLCSLVLYPELTDKKLGFVMAMKDFLPVGLKGLLFVAFLAAYMSTISTQLNWGASYLVNDLYKRFIKKSANKESTEQEEKHYVKVSKLSTILIMITGAFVTTQINSISAVWEFIMECGAGLGLVLILRWYWWRINAWSEIAATISPFIGYIIGHYFLIDLLGNSFTENRGPFMFTVLFTTVAWLLTTFLTKPSEHTTLLSFYNLVKPDGNWKPFKSGKTDNSNLFKLLVCWISSITLTYSLLFFTGKLILLEYTQSIMFLISAVISFFILRYFLIRTNIFNN from the coding sequence ATGATTTTAGAAACCATCGATTGGATTATCATTGCTTCATTCCTGATTTTATCGCTTTACATTGGATTAAAATTTAAAAATAAAGCCAGTAGCAGTTTAGCCAATTTTTTCCTTGGCGGAAGAAATTTACCTTGGTACATTGCAGGTATGTCAATGGTAGCTACCACTTTTGCTGCCGATACTCCTTTAGCTGTTACTGAGCTAGTTGCAAAAAATGGTATTTCATCAAACTGGATTTGGTGGAACTTTTTAATTGGAGGAATGCTTACTACTTTTTTCTTTGCCAACCTTTGGCGACGAGCAAATGTTTTAACCGAATTAGAATTAATAGAATTAAGGTATAGCGGTAAACCAGCGGCAATTTTAAGAGGTTTTAAATCGGTTTATCTTGGTTTATTTATGAATGTGTTGATTATTGGTTGGGTTAACCTAGCAATGGTTTCCATTATTCAAGTATTCTTTGATGTTGACCCTTCTATTGCATTTTGGTACACCATTGGAGTAATGATAATAGCCATGATTTATTCGTCATTATCTGGTTTATTGGGTGTTGCCATAACCGATACCATTCAATTTGTAATTGCCATGATTGGATGTATAATTCTAGCTGTAATTGTTGTAAATTCAGATAAAATTGGAGGAATTGAGGCGTTAAAAACCAAATTACCCGAAGGAACTTTAAACTTTTTACCTCAAATTGGAGGAAAAGAAGGTGCCAGTTTATCCACTTTAACAATTAGTATTGGAGCTTTTTTCTCATTTGCAGCCATACAATGGTGGGCAAGTTGGTATCCTGGCGCAGAACCTGGCGGTGGTGGTTACATTGCTCAACGTATGATGAGCACAAAAAATGAAAAAGATGCTGTATTTGCTACCTTATTTTTTCAAATTGCTCATTACTGTTTACGTCCTTGGCCTTGGATTATTGTTGGTTTGTGCTCATTGGTGTTATACCCTGAGTTAACCGATAAAAAGCTAGGATTTGTAATGGCAATGAAGGACTTTTTACCAGTTGGTTTAAAAGGATTATTGTTTGTTGCTTTTTTAGCAGCTTACATGAGTACCATTTCCACGCAATTAAACTGGGGAGCAAGTTATTTAGTAAACGATTTATACAAGAGGTTTATCAAAAAGTCGGCAAACAAAGAATCAACCGAACAGGAAGAAAAACACTATGTAAAAGTTTCTAAACTTTCTACCATTTTAATAATGATAACTGGTGCCTTTGTTACTACTCAAATCAATTCCATATCTGCCGTTTGGGAATTTATTATGGAATGCGGAGCTGGTTTAGGTCTTGTTTTAATTTTACGGTGGTATTGGTGGCGAATAAATGCTTGGAGCGAAATAGCAGCAACTATTTCACCTTTTATTGGTTATATAATAGGACATTATTTTTTAATTGATTTGTTGGGTAATTCATTTACAGAAAATAGAGGTCCTTTTATGTTTACCGTTTTGTTTACCACAGTTGCGTGGTTATTAACTACTTTTTTAACAAAACCTTCGGAACACACTACTCTGTTAAGTTTTTACAATCTGGTTAAACCAGATGGAAACTGGAAACCTTTTAAATCTGGTAAAACAGATAATTCAAACTTGTTTAAATTGTTGGTTTGTTGGATTAGCTCAATAACATTGACTTATTCGTTGTTGTTTTTTACTGGTAAATTAATTTTGTTGGAATATACCCAAAGCATTATGTTTTTAATTTCTGCTGTTATTTCCTTCTTCATTTTGCGTTATTTTTTAATTCGTACCAATATTTTTAACAATTAA
- a CDS encoding ATP-binding cassette domain-containing protein, whose product MSERILKALMQLFSIVSEANEISDNSRVIVESFLKQQLNQQLVDEYLALYDEFITAKTQKSDSEKKRKRTSVNSVKVLLICTQINEELAQKQKIIVLIRLLEFIYANKEASEQELEFVTTVSETFNIPKEEYDLCLSFVHNSIDEPIDSPNVLVINNKKESHLKLGRHIYSESILGVLRIIKIETVNMFFVRYFGDSELYLNGILINKSRSHILNQGSSIRSSKVQPIYYSDIISSFFKDDNAEKIVFNVENLTYKFKGGNMGMHHFNFSEESGRMVGIMGASGAGKSTLLNLLNGTYAPTTGQITINGIDIHKEPEKIEGVIGYVSQDDLLIEELSVFQNLFYNAKLCFDNLSDELISKRVLEVLQSIGLLEAKDLKVGSPMEKTISGGQRKRLNIALELIREPAVLFVDEPTSGLSSRDSENIMDLLKELALKGKLVFVVIHQPSSEIFKMFDNLLILDTGGYPIYNGNPVDAVVYFKELVHHVNSSESECLSCGNVNSEQIFNIIESRVVDEYGNTTTHRKILPTEWYKFYLEKIEKAAATFKRLTETPKITFSIPNKFKQFKVFIIRDVLSKLTNKQYLLINFLEAPILAFILAYLVRYFNSDVNNELGYIFRENENVPAYIFMSVIVALFIGLTVSAEEIIRDQKIRKREKFLNLSKGSYLSSKISIMFIISAIQTLSFVIVGNTILGIQGMNLSYWLVLFTTSCFANMLGLNISASFSSAVTIYILIPFLVIPQLLLSGVIVKFNKLNPTITLQDKVPFVGEVMASRWAYEALAVHQFKDNEFEKQFYKLDKELKVVEFKKNFWLAKLREKLSTAQNNIKDETKKEEISANLLLLRNEIAKELDRNSKVAFQNLDQLTIDKVNATVFLNTKNYLQELNNYYLQKYKKANAKKDKLASKLNSDKESKELFIKMKDAYTNDALSDFVKDKNEMNKIIELDNQLIQKADPVYLSPDGFRAHFYAPEKKIFGSYIDTFWVNIGVIWIMSLILIVTLYFDVLKNFISGIEKLLEKIKK is encoded by the coding sequence ATGAGTGAAAGAATACTAAAAGCCTTAATGCAATTGTTCTCTATTGTATCTGAAGCCAATGAAATTTCAGATAATAGTAGAGTAATTGTTGAATCTTTTCTTAAACAACAGCTTAATCAACAATTGGTTGATGAATACCTTGCTTTATATGATGAATTTATAACTGCTAAAACACAAAAATCAGATAGCGAGAAAAAAAGAAAACGTACTTCTGTAAACTCTGTTAAAGTTCTTTTAATCTGTACTCAAATTAACGAAGAACTTGCTCAAAAACAGAAAATCATTGTACTTATTCGTTTACTGGAGTTTATCTACGCTAACAAAGAAGCATCTGAACAAGAACTTGAATTTGTTACCACAGTATCAGAAACATTTAACATTCCAAAAGAAGAATACGATTTATGTTTAAGTTTTGTTCATAATAGTATTGATGAACCTATTGATTCACCAAATGTATTGGTGATAAACAACAAAAAAGAATCACATTTAAAGTTAGGTCGACATATTTACTCTGAATCTATTTTAGGTGTTTTACGCATCATAAAAATAGAAACCGTAAACATGTTCTTTGTTCGGTATTTTGGTGATTCTGAGCTGTATTTGAACGGTATTCTTATCAATAAAAGTCGTTCTCACATTTTAAATCAAGGCTCTTCTATTAGAAGTTCTAAAGTTCAGCCAATTTATTATAGCGACATTATCAGTTCTTTCTTCAAAGACGATAATGCCGAGAAAATTGTATTTAATGTTGAAAACCTTACTTACAAATTTAAAGGTGGCAACATGGGTATGCACCATTTCAATTTTTCTGAAGAATCAGGAAGAATGGTGGGGATTATGGGTGCCAGCGGTGCAGGAAAATCTACATTACTAAATTTATTAAATGGTACTTATGCTCCAACTACTGGACAAATAACCATTAACGGAATTGATATTCATAAAGAGCCAGAAAAAATTGAAGGTGTTATTGGTTATGTTTCTCAAGACGATTTACTAATTGAAGAACTTTCTGTTTTTCAAAACTTGTTTTACAATGCCAAGTTATGTTTCGATAATTTAAGCGACGAGCTTATTTCTAAACGAGTATTAGAGGTTTTACAAAGCATAGGTTTATTAGAAGCTAAAGATTTGAAAGTCGGAAGTCCAATGGAAAAAACCATTTCTGGTGGACAACGTAAACGATTAAACATTGCTTTAGAACTTATTAGAGAACCAGCAGTTCTGTTTGTTGATGAGCCAACGTCTGGTCTATCTTCAAGAGATTCGGAAAACATCATGGATTTACTTAAAGAGTTAGCGCTTAAAGGTAAATTGGTGTTTGTGGTAATTCACCAACCATCGTCCGAAATATTTAAAATGTTTGATAATTTATTGATTTTAGACACTGGTGGTTATCCTATTTATAACGGTAATCCTGTTGATGCGGTTGTTTATTTTAAAGAGTTGGTGCACCACGTAAACAGTAGTGAAAGTGAATGTTTAAGTTGTGGTAATGTAAATTCAGAACAAATATTTAACATTATCGAGTCGAGAGTTGTTGATGAGTACGGAAACACTACTACACATAGAAAAATACTTCCAACAGAATGGTACAAATTCTATCTTGAAAAAATTGAAAAGGCTGCTGCGACTTTTAAACGACTAACTGAAACTCCAAAAATCACATTTAGTATTCCTAATAAGTTTAAACAGTTCAAGGTTTTTATCATCAGAGATGTTTTATCGAAATTAACCAATAAACAATACTTATTAATTAACTTTTTAGAAGCCCCTATTTTAGCTTTTATACTTGCATATTTGGTTCGTTACTTTAATTCAGACGTAAACAACGAGTTGGGCTACATTTTTAGAGAAAATGAAAATGTACCGGCTTATATTTTTATGTCGGTAATTGTAGCTTTATTTATTGGCTTAACAGTTAGTGCTGAAGAAATTATTCGTGACCAAAAAATTAGAAAAAGAGAAAAATTCTTGAATTTAAGTAAGGGAAGTTATTTGTCTTCAAAAATTTCCATCATGTTCATCATTTCAGCCATTCAAACCTTATCGTTTGTAATAGTGGGCAATACCATTTTAGGAATTCAAGGAATGAATTTATCTTACTGGTTGGTTTTATTTACAACATCATGTTTTGCAAACATGCTTGGTTTAAATATTTCGGCTAGTTTTAGCTCGGCTGTTACCATTTACATTTTAATACCATTTTTAGTAATTCCTCAGCTACTCTTGAGTGGTGTAATAGTGAAGTTTAATAAACTAAACCCAACCATTACCTTACAAGATAAAGTTCCATTTGTTGGAGAGGTAATGGCTTCAAGATGGGCTTACGAAGCTTTAGCTGTTCATCAGTTTAAAGACAATGAATTTGAAAAACAATTTTACAAACTTGACAAAGAACTTAAAGTAGTAGAGTTTAAAAAGAATTTTTGGTTAGCTAAATTGCGTGAGAAATTAAGCACTGCACAAAACAACATTAAAGACGAAACAAAAAAAGAAGAAATTTCAGCTAATCTGTTATTACTTAGAAACGAAATTGCAAAAGAGTTAGACCGAAATTCTAAAGTAGCATTTCAAAACCTCGATCAACTTACCATAGATAAGGTTAATGCAACAGTTTTTTTAAACACTAAAAACTACTTACAAGAGTTAAACAATTATTACTTGCAAAAGTATAAAAAGGCTAATGCTAAAAAAGACAAGCTAGCATCAAAACTAAATAGCGATAAAGAATCTAAAGAACTCTTTATTAAAATGAAAGATGCCTACACCAATGATGCTTTAAGCGATTTTGTGAAGGATAAAAATGAAATGAACAAGATTATTGAATTAGATAATCAATTGATTCAGAAAGCCGACCCTGTTTATTTAAGTCCAGATGGATTTAGAGCACACTTTTATGCTCCAGAAAAAAAGATTTTTGGTTCGTATATCGATACGTTCTGGGTTAATATTGGTGTAATTTGGATTATGTCACTTATTCTTATTGTTACCTTGTATTTCGATGTACTTAAAAACTTTATCTCAGGAATCGAAAAATTGTTAGAGAAAATAAAAAAATAA